Proteins encoded within one genomic window of Psilocybe cubensis strain MGC-MH-2018 chromosome 2, whole genome shotgun sequence:
- a CDS encoding DNA polymerase kappa, whose protein sequence is MASYLSTEQPIKFSQETESLVKRLAGPSSGKAGLAKDQTEINRIISDASKGSKFYENEKKKDKELTIKINRILKQRDEAINGVDIAKIEAAVDQMINKIESQRDLTQIIVHVDMDAFYALIRNQSITLYCEEHSMTAEECVKEMRETVFRETKLTVSAGIAPNKMLAKICSDKNKPNGQFQLEFDSESIKSFMHDLSIRKVPGIGRVNERLLDAIGIKTCGDIYTQRAVLSLMDKQFGLVFLLRTYLGIASNTVEAYRREERKSIGAERTFPSLRNIQQIHEKLAEVADELERDMEENGWAGRTVTLKFKLNTYQVFTRAKSLNHWVTKKEELFEIGKELLAPELPVTIRLIGLRVTKLKDLRDTGTNGIKRFFEPASKNGSPRKRAKLSNEELEDHDYMEEAMPGYHEHDETDYKLEDDSFEGDEIIDLTNIQENLDTSISPSRRPPHSTSNAHASASDLGPPSRPRSNSEAKPFSPKSIKAVETHECPICSKTLETDNQGLNAHVDFCLSRGAIMEAQGSATKIIKSTATYKGWPKPEPRKKFNAKPENPKKPGSSKRGK, encoded by the exons ATGGCGTCATATCTATCCACCGAACAACCCATCAAATTCTCTCAAGAAACTGAAAGCTTAGTGAAACGTCTTGCGGGTCCTTCGTCCGGGAAGGCGGG ACTAGCTAAAGATCAAACTGAAATAAATCGAATTATCTCCGATGCCTCCAAGGGATCCAAGTTCTATGAA aatgaaaaaaagaaggacAAGGAGTTAACGATTAAAATTAACAGGATATTGAAACAAAGGGACGAGGCAATAAATGGAGTTGATATCG CGAAAATAGAGGCAGCTGTTGACCAGATG ATAAACAAGATTGAATCTCAACGAGACCTAACTCAAATCATTGTTCACGTCGATATGGATGCATTCTATGCA CTGATCCGCAATCAAAGTATTACATTGTATTGTGAGGAACACTCAATGACGGCCGAAGAATGCGTCAAGGAAATGCGAGAAACTGTATTTCGAGAGACTAAACTGACAGTCAGCGCTGGAATAGCTCCAAACAAG ATGCTTGCAAAG ATATGTTCCGACAAG AATAAACCCAACGGGCAGTTCCAGCTTGAATTCGATTCCGAGTCTATCAAAAGTTTCATGCACGATCTCTCCATCCGCAAGGTCCCGGGAATTGGTCGGGTTAATGAAAGGTTACTGGATGCAATTGGTATCAAG ACTTGTGGAGACATCTATACGCAGAGAGCCGTTCTTTCATTGATGGACAAACAATTTGGTCTGGTTTTTTTACTACGAACCTACTTGGGCATTGCAAGCAACACTGTCGAGGCCTATCGACGGGAGGAACGAAAGAGCATAGGTGCCGAAAG AACGTTTCCGTCTCTGAGGAATATCCAACAGATCCACGAGAAACTGGCCGAGGTTGCTGACGAACTGGAGAGAGATATGGAAGAAAATGGTTGGGCAGGGCGAACGGTTACATTAAAATTCAAGCTAAATACATATCAAG TGTTTACTCGGGCGAAGTCACTTAACCATTGGGTAACGAAAAAAGAGGAGCTTTTTGAG ATTGGGAAGGAACTGCTTGCACCGGAGCTACCTGTTACAATTCGACTTATCGGCCTACGAGTAACTAAACTGAAAGACCTTCGAGATACAGGGACGAACGGTATCAAGCGC TTTTTTGAGCCTGCTAGTAAAAATGGAAGCCCTCGGAAACGAGCCAAGTTATCAAATGAAGAGCTGGAAGATCACGATTACATGGAGGAGGCTATGCCTGGATACCATGAACATGATGAGACGGACTACAAGCTAGAAGACGATTCTTTTGAAGGTGATGAGATTATCGACCTGACGAATATCCAGGAGAATCTAGACACTTCGATATCTCCCTCGAGGCGACCACCTCATTCAACGTCCAACGCACATGCTTCTGCAAGCGATCTGGGCCCGCCCTCGAGACCAAGAAGTAACAGCGAGGCAAAGCCATTCAGCCCAAAGTCTATCAAAGCTGTAGAAACACATGAATGCCCAATCTGTAGCAAGACCTTGGAAACCGATAATCAGGGCCTCAATGCTCATGTTGATTTCTGCTTAAGTCGTGGTGCTATCATGGAGGCTCAAGGTTCTGCTACGAAAATTATCAAAAGTACCGCCACCTACAAGGGATGGCCTAAACCAGAACCACGAAAAAAATTCAATGCAAAACCcgaaaatccaaaaaaaccAGGTTCTTCCAAACGGGGGAAATGA
- a CDS encoding GTPase-activating protein gyp1 codes for MNPRSPPARPHIGIHSSHFSKNADWGEDDAWDSTSDSESPRQSTLNSSWNRPPAASSTTAPKMVPRTSSNSSSSTLAFSYTHLQAPSSYPPKSDNSLAEAAPKNGWTMIRTSHGGKDGEGQSTQRAQTKDGEYDRYSTGSGDLDVEGDMILGDLEPEANATDTNDAQIPLQSKPKHNYGSIRLDIDDIVTDPLNGIINRSRLRGSSPLPTYQSENKPIPSTHQRERSEKILRENSIRSNRRHKFVECLSSQDVNISELRKLAWAGIPNDLRPMAWQLLLGYLPLPTPLRSSTLKRKRGEYQNMVDLAFARGREGLDQQIWHQIEIDVPRTRPGVRLWMHETTQRSLERILYVWAIRHPASGYVQGINDLVTPFFQVFLSAYIDSEPEEFDTSLLPSHALLAIEADSFWCLSRLLDGIQDNYIFAQPGIQRSVRRMAELVARIDAPLSAHLESQNVEFMQFAFRWMNCLLMREISVQNTIRMWDTYLAEGPDAFSQFHLYVCSAFLVRWSDKLRKMDFQGIIMFLQSLPTQDWGDHEIEMLLSEAFVLNSIWHNAQSHFNGK; via the exons ATGAATCCTCGGTCGCCTCCTGCTCGTCCCCATATTGGCATACACTCATCccatttttcaaaaaatgcCGACTGGGGCGAAGATGATGCCTGGGACAGCACCTCAGATTCAGAGTCTCCTCGTCAGTCGACCCTAAATTCTTCATGGAATCGTCCGCCCGCAGCTTCATCAACAACGGCCCCGAAGATGGTTCCAAGGACATCTTCTaattcatcttcgtcaacaTTAGCTTTCTCATATACGCATCTCCAAGCGCCCAGTTCATACCCTCCAAAATCAGACAACTCATTGGCTGAAGCCGCTCCGAAGAATGGTTGGACTATGATCCGTACATCCCATGGCGGGAAAGATGGAGAAGGTCAAAGCACTCAAAGAGCTCAGACAAAGGATGGTGAATACGATCGATATTCTACCGGCTCTGGGGATCTAGATGTAGAAGGCGATATGATCTTGGGCGATCTTGAACCTGAAGCAAATGCAACAGATACAAATGACGCTCAGATTCCCCTCCAATCTAAACCAAAACATAACTATGGTTCTATACGCTTAGATATCGACGACATCGTCACAG ATCCTCTTAATGGCATCATAAATCGTAGTCGTCTTAGGGGTTCCTCACCGTTGCCAACTTACCAGTCAGAAAACAAGCCTATACCCTCGACTCATCAGCGCGAAAGATCGGAAAAGATTCTTCGTGAAAACTCTATTCGATCGAATCGCAGACACAAGTTCGTAGAATGCCTATCCAGTCAAGACGTCAATATTA GCGAGTTGCGGAAACTGGCATGGGCTGGCATACCAAATGATCTTCGTCCTATGGCCTGGCAATTGTTGCTC GGATATTTACCTCTACCAACACCTCTACGTTCGAGTACTCTGAAAAGGAAACGAGGCGAATATCAAAACATGGTAGATCTTGCTTTTGCCAGAGGGAGGGAAGGACTAGATCAACAAATATGGCATCAAATCGAGATTGACGTCCCTAGAACTCGACCCGGTGTTCGGTTATGGATGCATGAAACAACACAGCGG AGCCTCGAGCGCATTCTATATGTCTGGGCCATCAGACATCCAGCTAGTGGTTATGTGCAAGGGATCAATGATCTTGTGACTCCCTTTTTCCAAGTTTTCCTTTCGGCTTATATAG ATTCTGAGCCCGAAGAATTTGATACCTCTCTCCTCCCTTCACATGCTCTATTGGCGATAGAAGCCGATTCTTTTTGGTGTCTATCTCGGCTACTTGACGGAATCCAGGACAATTATATCTTTGCCCAACCCGGGATCCAGAGAAGTGTAAGGCGGATGGCGGAGCTAGTTGCACGCATCGATG CTCCTTTATCCGCTCACTTGGAGTCGCAGAATGTTGAATTCATGCAATTCGCGTTCCGCTGGATGAATTGTTTGTTAATGCGAGAGATTAGCGTGCAGAATACCATTCGGATGTGGGATACATACCTA GCAGAAGGCCCTGATGCATTTTCCCAGTTCCACTTATATGTTTGCTCAGCATTCCTGGTGCGCTGGAGTGATAAATTAAGAAAAATGGATTTCCAA GGAATCATCATGTTTTTACAGTCCTTGCCAACCCAAGATTGGGGAGATCACGAAATTGAAATGCTTCTTAGCGAAGCGTTTGTTCTCAACTCAATATGGCACAACGCACAAAGCCATTTCAATGGCAAATGA
- a CDS encoding 4-hydroxy-4-methyl-2-oxoglutarate aldolase, producing the protein MNRAFSTINTVLKAMSNPSLKDFSTCEISDALIKLSVPHGGHIPDIHMTCPSPDVKLCSPAYTVQMVLASNTTAPKLTAHFVDTAPAGSVIVIDAPPEAKSAVWGGLMTAGAQARGVTGVVISGRCRDLAEHRALGFPVFSRGHSTLGQSPFTRPSAINIELTITPQGPGADSFPAVTIQPGDWIVADEDGIVCVPRDLEAQVVDLAFKGREIDARCMEDIKAGKGIQQSFKQHRGK; encoded by the exons ATGAATCGTGCATTCTCTACCATCAACACTGTTTTGAAGGCCATGTCGAACCCCTCTTTGAAAGATTTCTCAACATGCGAGATATCTGACGCCTTGATCAAACTCTCTGTCCCCCACGGAGGCCATATCCCTGACATCCATATGACCTGCCCGAGCCCAGACGTTAAATTATGCAGCCCAGCATACACTGTCCAAATGGTGCTAGCATCAAACACAACCGCTCCAAAGCTTACTGCCCACTTTGTTGACACTGCTCCTGCAGGCTCAgtcatcgtcatcgatgCACCTCCCG AGGCTAAAAGTGCAGTGTGGGGAGGGCTCATGACTGCAGGTGCGCAAGCGCGTGGTGTAACTGGCGTCGTTATATCTGGTCGCTGCAGAGACCTTGCAGAGCACAGAGCACTCGGTTTTCCAGTTTTCTCTCGCGGACATTCAACTCTTGGACAATCCCCATTCACGAGACCATCTGCCATAAACATCGAGTTAACCATAACCCCTCAAGGCCCAGGTGCAGACAGCTTCCCTGCTGTTACTATTCAACCCGGTGACTGGATTGTTGCCGATGAGGATGGCATTGTATGTGTTCCACGAGATCTTGAAGCTCAGGTGGTCGATTTGGCCTTCAAAGGGAGGGAAATCGACGCTCGCTGTATGGAAGATATCAAGGCAGGAAAAGGTATCCAGCAGTCTTTCAAGCAGCACAGAGGGAAATGA
- a CDS encoding Metacaspase-3, producing the protein MTASRIFALLIGIDSYKSGNVWNLHSCVEDAKKMKRWLANELNVPKDHICLLLDHHATKNKIEDSFMAHLVNNPSIEPGDSIFLYFAGHGSCMPAPVGWFLGQEEKKKGTVEVLCPYDHDTKSHHGRVSGISDRSLYAMLDDLASVKGDNITLFFDCCFSPNQNSVNDRDRSITRWTKTTKATSEDLYRDLWVGARGKLQNSSYGFFNPLSVHTLLAACPPGHKAVEGKDGGRFTSCFLEAASHMPLYRTTYTALIDYLLEIDGESQRFVCFGSQKGKVLFNQVPFTPDSLFTPTTFDKVSKLLKVNLGTIHGVVEGSEISLHLHNYRCSFNPPIALSVVSEVNPTSCVARIKLQNIDIPELCWAKVIQWNNRRPFCVYFKSTLLSLLRIFKLKKSFPKEQDSVTPFKSGVSISRVTNPNTADLLLSLRQRCSVLAQKNAVYPEKDRHFVEIEDKSPLAVIDDAARFNLHLLRHNVDNPLRDLVEMEISRLDPISWSKVGHSYLLNGRATLIHQNGAVYDIALHNKSKIDIWPYLFYMDPNCYRSTLIYKPDSYQCAPLPRDGSLSIGAGRFGAEALSSAGKNNVNLAYLKLFLSSVPVEMELLEQDPLPYWIDQKTQVARNILTDSGREIIWDTALASLTFLRHPDGNS; encoded by the coding sequence ATGACTGCCAGTCGTATATTTGCGTTGCTAATAGGGATTGACTCCTACAAATCGGGAAATGTTTGGAATCTTCATTCTTGCGTAGAAGATGCCAAAAAAATGAAGCGTTGGTTGGCGAACGAGCTGAATGTCCCAAAAGATCACATATGTCTTCTTCTGGACCACCATGCcacgaaaaataaaatagaagATTCGTTCATGGCGCACCTAGTCAACAATCCTTCCATTGAACCGGGTGATTCCATTTTTCTATATTTTGCGGGGCATGGAAGTTGCATGCCTGCTCCTGTTGGTTGGTTCCTTGGCcaagaggagaaaaagaagggaaCTGTCGAAGTCCTTTGCCCTTACGACCACGACACTAAGTCCCATCATGGCCGGGTCTCAGGTATCTCCGACCGCTCACTCTACGCCATGCTTGACGACCTTGCCTCTGTTAAAGGGGACAATATTACACTCTTTTTCGATTGTTGCTTTTCACCCAATCAAAATTCAGTTAACGATCGCGATCGCTCCATCACTCGTTGGACCAAGACGACGAAGGCCACCTCAGAGGATTTGTATCGTGACCTATGGGTCGGCGCTCGTGGCAAACTTCAAAACTCCAGTTATGGGTTTTTCAATCCGTTATCTGTGCATACGCTGCTGGCAGCATGTCCGCCTGGGCACAAGGCTGTCGAGGGCAAAGATGGAGGCCGTTTTACTTCATGCTTCCTTGAAGCAGCATCGCACATGCCTCTTTATCGCACAACATATACTGCTCTTATCGACTACCTTCTCGAAATCGATGGGGAATCTCAAAGATTCGTCTGTTTTGGTAGTCAGAAAGGGAAGGTTTTATTCAATCAGGTACCATTCACGCCCGATAGCCTCTTTACCCCTACTACCTTCGATAAAGTCTCCAAGTTGCTTAAGGTTAACCTTGGCACAATTCATGGCGTTGTCGAGGGCAGTGAAATATCTCTGCATCTTCATAACTACCGTTGTTCTTTCAATCCACCGATTGCCCTTTCAGTTGTTTCTGAAGTCAATCCTACTAGCTGTGTCGCCCGGATTAAACTTCAAAACATCGACATACCTGAATTGTGCTGGGCGAAAGTCATCCAGTGGAACAATCGGCGGCCTTTTTGCGTCTATTTTAAATCGACACTTCTTTCTCTACTACGTATATTTAAACTGAAGAAGTCGTTTCCGAAAGAACAAGATTCCGTGACTCCCTTCAAAAGTGGTGTCAGTATCTCAAGGGTCACGAACCCCAATACCGCAGACCTTTTACTCTCACTCAGACAGAGATGCTCTGTACTTGCGCAGAAAAATGCTGTGTATCCTGAGAAGGATCGTCATTTTGTCGAGATCGAAGATAAGAGCCCACTTGCCGTTATAGACGATGCTGCTCGTTtcaatcttcatcttcttcgtcacaATGTCGATAACCCTTTGCGGGACCTTGTAGAGATGGAAATTTCTCGTTTGGATCCTATTTCTTGGTCGAAGGTTGGGCATAGTTATCTCCTTAACGGAAGGGCGACGCTGATTCACCAAAACGGAGCCGTCTATGACATCGCTCTTCACAACAAGTCCAAAATTGATATATGGCCATATCTATTCTACATGGACCCTAACTGCTACCGCAGCACCTTGATATATAAACCAGATTCCTATCAGTGTGCACCTCTCCCGCGTGATGGCTCTCTCAGTATTGGGGCTGGTCGATTTGGTGCGGAAGCTCTGTCCTCAGCAGGCAAAAATAATGTCAACCTTGCATATCTTAAACTTTTTCTATCATCCGTCCCAGTTGAAATGGAGCTCTTGGAACAAGACCCACTCCCATATTGGATTGATCAGAAAACGCAAGTAGCAAGGAATATTCTCACGGATTCCGGAAGAGAAATAATATGGGATACAGCACTTGCGTCTCTCACATTCCTCAGACATCCAGATGGAAATTCTTGA